One Trichocoleus desertorum ATA4-8-CV12 DNA window includes the following coding sequences:
- a CDS encoding glycosyltransferase family 4 protein, with translation MTPDLSGGGVTRAYLLSQVLQKLDYDVEVVGFLFGQAIYPTAPIGLTVHSFPGCDYPGLLAPAKQLLDQVSGDLIYAVKPRPTSFGMALLKGLFSKRPVILDIDDWELSWYGGDQWAYRPTARQLARDILKKQGALRQPEHPLYLKWSENLVSRANAITVDTQFLQDRFGGTYLPNGKDTALFNPEKFDPDTSRERYGLSGYRVLMFPGTPRPHKGLEDVLIALEKLNEPDLRLVMVGGRRPDDYDRQLVERWGQWIIQLPRYPVEQMPEIVAAAHVVVVPQRDTPTAKAQFPLKLTDGMAMAKPILSTKVGDIPTILDGIGYLVEPSAPEQIAEQIQAIFQDFAAACQLGLKARQKCIEHYSTDAMALTLEKLIGQLN, from the coding sequence GACTATGACGTAGAAGTTGTAGGTTTTCTCTTCGGCCAAGCGATCTATCCCACTGCCCCCATCGGTCTGACAGTTCACTCATTTCCTGGATGTGATTACCCAGGCTTGCTTGCTCCTGCCAAACAACTGCTCGATCAGGTAAGTGGTGATCTTATTTATGCTGTCAAGCCTAGGCCCACAAGCTTTGGCATGGCTTTATTGAAAGGATTATTTTCTAAACGACCCGTCATTCTAGACATTGATGATTGGGAATTAAGCTGGTATGGCGGCGACCAATGGGCTTATCGCCCCACCGCAAGGCAGCTAGCTAGAGATATTTTGAAAAAGCAAGGGGCGCTGAGACAACCAGAACATCCACTGTACTTAAAATGGAGTGAGAATCTAGTCAGTCGGGCAAATGCCATTACTGTAGATACACAATTCCTTCAAGACCGTTTTGGCGGCACTTATCTGCCGAATGGTAAAGATACTGCCTTATTTAACCCAGAGAAATTTGACCCTGATACCAGCAGGGAGCGCTACGGTCTGTCAGGATATCGAGTCCTGATGTTTCCCGGAACACCCCGCCCCCACAAAGGGCTGGAAGATGTCCTAATAGCCCTAGAGAAATTGAACGAGCCCGACTTGAGACTAGTGATGGTGGGTGGACGCCGACCAGACGACTACGATCGCCAGTTAGTTGAGCGTTGGGGACAATGGATTATTCAACTGCCCAGATATCCAGTGGAGCAGATGCCTGAAATTGTGGCGGCAGCTCATGTGGTTGTGGTGCCCCAACGAGATACTCCCACAGCGAAAGCCCAATTTCCGCTCAAGCTAACTGATGGAATGGCAATGGCAAAGCCAATTCTATCTACTAAAGTTGGTGATATTCCCACTATTTTGGATGGGATAGGATACCTAGTTGAGCCTAGCGCTCCAGAACAAATTGCTGAACAGATTCAAGCTATTTTTCAAGATTTTGCAGCGGCTTGCCAACTCGGTCTAAAAGCCCGGCAAAAGTGCATAGAACACTACAGCACCGATGCAATGGCCTTAACCCTAGAAAAGCTAATTGGGCAACTGAATTGA
- a CDS encoding FKBP-type peptidyl-prolyl cis-trans isomerase yields the protein MREILMSLGVMLVCCVLLLVAQIGGRSPAIAGELQNTQAQSVAVETVDNTLIAQKPASASTEKSKSTEVVMDNNDVVTTPSGLQYVELEEGTGATPQSGQTVVVHYTGTLENGKKFDSSRDRGQPFSFKIGVGQVIKGWDEGVGTMKVGGRRKLIIPAELGYGARGAGGVIPPNATLLFDVELLKVS from the coding sequence TTGCGAGAAATTTTAATGAGTTTGGGCGTGATGCTGGTTTGCTGCGTCCTATTACTCGTGGCGCAGATTGGTGGTCGCAGCCCCGCGATCGCTGGAGAACTGCAAAACACGCAGGCCCAATCAGTGGCGGTAGAAACAGTCGATAATACCTTGATCGCTCAAAAGCCCGCATCAGCATCAACAGAGAAGTCTAAAAGTACTGAGGTGGTAATGGATAATAATGATGTCGTCACAACTCCTTCTGGTTTGCAGTACGTGGAGTTAGAAGAGGGAACGGGAGCTACGCCTCAGTCTGGGCAAACGGTGGTGGTTCACTATACCGGAACCCTAGAGAACGGCAAGAAATTTGACAGTTCGCGCGATCGCGGTCAGCCCTTTAGCTTCAAAATTGGGGTAGGTCAGGTCATTAAGGGTTGGGATGAAGGCGTTGGCACCATGAAGGTTGGCGGTCGTCGCAAGCTGATTATCCCTGCTGAGCTGGGTTATGGAGCTAGAGGTGCGGGCGGTGTGATTCCACCTAACGCCACCTTGCTGTTTGATGTCGAGCTACTAAAAGTTAGTTAG
- a CDS encoding phasin family protein: protein MDNNNFVKQLLMIGIGTTSLVAEKLREVSDEWVSTGQLNPEQAKKFVDDLMTHLKSEQGNLDVQMQRQLRNVLQDLGVPKQSEMDELRGRLDRLERQVRDMENKLWR from the coding sequence ATGGATAACAATAACTTCGTCAAGCAACTACTTATGATTGGGATTGGTACAACCTCTTTAGTCGCGGAGAAGCTGCGGGAGGTGAGTGACGAGTGGGTAAGCACAGGTCAGCTCAATCCCGAACAGGCGAAAAAATTTGTGGATGACTTGATGACTCATCTCAAGTCAGAACAAGGCAATTTAGATGTTCAAATGCAACGTCAGCTCCGCAATGTTCTACAAGACTTGGGCGTGCCTAAGCAGTCTGAAATGGATGAGTTACGCGGTCGTCTCGATCGCCTAGAGCGGCAAGTGCGGGACATGGAAAATAAACTGTGGCGTTAA
- a CDS encoding TIGR03792 family protein, protein MVIEWLKIKVAPEMREQYIQKDAEIWTAFLAECPGFLGKEVWINPEDSTEVVLVIRWASKETWKAVPSDRLAAIDQRFAQELAGNYPIIEAGEYQVRKFAQSQSATASTPNSF, encoded by the coding sequence ATGGTAATCGAGTGGCTCAAAATCAAGGTTGCTCCTGAAATGCGAGAGCAGTACATCCAAAAAGACGCTGAGATTTGGACTGCTTTCCTGGCAGAGTGTCCTGGTTTTTTGGGTAAAGAAGTCTGGATTAACCCAGAAGATTCTACAGAAGTTGTTTTGGTGATTCGCTGGGCTAGTAAAGAGACTTGGAAAGCTGTGCCGAGCGATCGCCTTGCCGCAATAGACCAGCGATTTGCCCAGGAGTTAGCTGGTAATTATCCGATTATTGAAGCAGGTGAGTATCAAGTGAGGAAGTTTGCTCAGTCGCAATCTGCTACTGCTAGCACTCCAAATTCCTTCTAA
- a CDS encoding zinc ribbon domain-containing protein, whose amino-acid sequence MPECPRCNQTVESQAVTCPYCHLALKAYGHPGIPLYRAAGEAYLCDTCTYHDDDTCNFPQRPHAKECTLYQDRSKSTTSLKTGSVSQSSRLGQLKTWLKRNAGWVALVGLVVVSLLLSL is encoded by the coding sequence ATGCCTGAATGCCCCCGCTGCAACCAAACTGTTGAGTCACAAGCTGTCACCTGTCCATACTGTCATCTAGCGTTGAAAGCTTACGGCCATCCTGGGATTCCGTTGTATCGAGCTGCTGGAGAAGCTTACTTGTGTGATACCTGTACTTACCACGATGATGATACTTGTAACTTTCCGCAACGGCCTCACGCGAAAGAGTGCACTCTGTATCAAGACCGCAGCAAGAGCACTACCTCCCTCAAAACAGGAAGCGTAAGCCAGAGTTCTCGTTTAGGTCAGCTCAAAACTTGGCTCAAACGCAATGCAGGCTGGGTAGCGCTCGTTGGCTTAGTGGTGGTTAGTTTACTATTGTCGCTGTAG
- a CDS encoding HAMP domain-containing protein, whose amino-acid sequence MLALLTTIREILARWWSEFTLQTKLMAAATLVVSLVMSGLTFWAVNTIQQDARLNDTRFGRDLGLLLAANVAPLIADDNRTELARFTHRFYSSTSSIRYMLYADEDGNIFFGIPFSESEVQNSLTIRRRIQLPDNYAEHSELPMVRQHLTPDGEVTDVFVPLLHEGKYLGVLAIGINPNPTVVISSNLTRDVTIAVFVSIWVMVILGAVFNALTITKPIKELLVGVKNIAAGNFKQRIDLPLGGELGELILSFNDMAERLERYEEQNIEELTAEKAKLETLVSTIADGAVLLDASMHVVLVNPTARRIFGWDGKNLIGANVLHHLPASVQVELNRPLYQLTAGDREGAEFRITLLEPTSRTVRILLTTVFDQYRESVKGVAITVQDITREVELNEAKSQFISNVSHELRTPLFNIKSFIETLHEYGEELTEEERCEFLETANRETDRLTRLVNDVLDLSRLESCKRYHFEAVDVSQPIEQTLRTYQLNARDKGIELSHEIEPDLPAVVGNYDLLLQVFANLVGNALKFTESGGKVAIRAYVLQPQLRLKSAPLQNQPRAVRIEVSDTGIGIDQEDQAAIFDRFFRVENRVHTLEGTGLGLSIVRNIVEKHYSSVHLVSEVGVGTTFWFDLAVFQEEATLVDTSPALEHANNASVASVPATLS is encoded by the coding sequence TTGCTGGCGCTTTTAACGACAATTAGAGAAATTTTGGCTCGCTGGTGGTCTGAGTTTACCCTCCAGACCAAGCTGATGGCGGCTGCTACTTTGGTCGTGTCACTGGTGATGAGTGGCCTCACCTTCTGGGCAGTCAACACGATTCAACAAGATGCTCGGTTGAACGACACTCGCTTTGGTCGGGATTTGGGTCTACTCCTGGCAGCCAACGTTGCCCCTCTGATTGCCGACGACAACCGGACGGAGCTAGCTCGTTTTACGCATCGCTTCTATAGCAGCACTTCTAGCATTCGCTACATGCTCTACGCCGACGAGGATGGCAACATCTTTTTCGGCATTCCCTTTTCTGAGTCGGAAGTGCAGAATTCGCTCACGATTCGGCGGCGCATTCAACTGCCCGATAACTATGCTGAGCACTCGGAACTGCCAATGGTACGTCAGCACCTGACTCCCGATGGCGAAGTCACCGATGTGTTTGTGCCCCTGCTGCATGAAGGCAAGTACCTAGGGGTTTTAGCGATCGGCATTAACCCCAACCCAACGGTCGTTATTTCTTCTAATCTCACTCGCGATGTAACGATCGCAGTTTTTGTCTCAATTTGGGTCATGGTGATTTTGGGGGCCGTGTTTAATGCCCTCACGATTACAAAACCAATTAAAGAACTGCTAGTTGGCGTTAAAAATATTGCGGCTGGAAACTTTAAGCAGCGAATTGATTTGCCTTTAGGCGGAGAACTAGGCGAATTAATTCTCAGCTTCAATGACATGGCGGAGCGCTTGGAACGCTATGAAGAGCAAAACATTGAAGAACTAACCGCAGAGAAAGCCAAACTGGAAACCCTAGTCTCAACGATCGCGGATGGCGCAGTGTTGCTAGACGCTAGTATGCATGTCGTCTTAGTGAACCCTACAGCTCGGCGCATTTTTGGCTGGGACGGTAAAAACTTAATTGGGGCCAATGTGCTGCACCACTTACCCGCGTCGGTGCAAGTAGAGTTAAATCGGCCTCTATACCAGTTGACAGCGGGCGATCGCGAAGGAGCAGAGTTCCGGATTACGCTACTGGAACCCACTAGCCGCACTGTCCGAATTTTGCTAACCACTGTGTTTGACCAGTACCGCGAGAGTGTCAAGGGCGTTGCTATCACCGTTCAAGACATTACCCGCGAGGTTGAGTTAAACGAAGCCAAGAGCCAGTTCATCAGCAACGTTTCTCACGAGTTGAGAACGCCATTATTCAACATCAAGTCGTTCATTGAAACCTTGCATGAATATGGCGAAGAGCTGACTGAAGAAGAGCGATGCGAATTTTTAGAAACCGCAAATCGAGAGACCGATCGCCTGACTCGTTTGGTGAATGACGTTTTAGATTTATCACGTCTAGAATCTTGCAAACGTTACCACTTCGAGGCTGTAGATGTTAGTCAACCCATTGAGCAAACCTTACGAACTTATCAGCTCAATGCTAGAGACAAAGGCATCGAACTCAGCCACGAAATTGAGCCAGACTTGCCTGCGGTAGTCGGAAACTATGATTTGCTGCTGCAAGTGTTTGCCAATCTGGTTGGTAATGCACTGAAGTTTACGGAATCTGGTGGCAAAGTCGCGATTCGGGCCTATGTGCTGCAACCGCAGCTACGCCTAAAGTCAGCACCCTTACAAAATCAACCTCGCGCTGTGCGGATTGAGGTGTCGGATACAGGAATTGGGATTGATCAAGAAGATCAAGCAGCTATTTTCGATCGCTTCTTCCGAGTGGAAAACCGAGTTCACACGTTAGAAGGAACAGGTTTGGGCTTGTCAATTGTGCGAAATATTGTCGAAAAGCACTACAGTTCTGTGCATTTAGTCAGCGAAGTAGGGGTGGGCACAACCTTCTGGTTTGATTTGGCTGTTTTTCAGGAAGAAGCCACATTAGTAGACACCTCACCTGCATTGGAGCACGCAAATAATGCCAGTGTCGCTTCAGTGCCTGCTACTTTGTCTTAG
- the purD gene encoding phosphoribosylamine--glycine ligase — MKILVVGNGGREHALAWKLLQSDRVKQIVCVPGNGGTATLNRCQNLALRVDDFEGMARFALVHNISLVVVGPELPLSLGITDYLRQQNITVFGPTQAGAQIESSKAWAKELMAEAGIPTAKAAVFTEAAPAQAYVAAQGAPIVVKADGLAAGKGVTVAMTVAEAQAAIAAAFDGQFGAAGHRVVIEECMTGQEVSVLALTDGLTIRPLLPAQDHKRIGDGDTGANTGGMGAYAPAPIMTPELMQRVQQEVLEPAIATLQKRGIDYRGVLYAGLMITPEGEPKVVEFNCRFGDPETQTILPLLETPLADLLMACAQKRLGEMPPIAWKSGAAACVVMAAGGYPGAYQKGQVITGIGEAEGIGAVVFHAGSQLKHQKILSDGGRVLGVTATGNNFDEAIANAYQAVERVHFEGAYYRRDIGHRVRTTSTPLS, encoded by the coding sequence GTGAAGATTTTGGTTGTTGGCAATGGGGGGCGTGAGCATGCCCTAGCCTGGAAGCTACTGCAATCTGATCGAGTGAAGCAGATTGTTTGCGTACCCGGAAATGGAGGGACTGCGACCTTAAATCGTTGCCAAAATCTGGCCCTACGAGTAGATGACTTTGAGGGTATGGCCCGCTTTGCGCTCGTTCACAACATCTCCTTAGTAGTAGTGGGGCCTGAGCTTCCTTTATCATTAGGCATTACAGATTACTTACGACAGCAAAATATTACTGTTTTTGGCCCTACTCAAGCAGGTGCTCAAATTGAATCGAGCAAGGCTTGGGCTAAAGAGCTGATGGCAGAGGCAGGGATTCCTACGGCTAAGGCGGCTGTGTTCACTGAAGCCGCACCTGCTCAAGCTTATGTAGCGGCTCAAGGTGCCCCAATTGTGGTCAAGGCCGATGGTTTGGCGGCAGGTAAAGGTGTGACCGTGGCGATGACTGTGGCAGAAGCACAAGCTGCGATCGCTGCCGCCTTTGACGGTCAGTTTGGTGCAGCGGGCCATCGGGTTGTGATTGAAGAATGTATGACGGGGCAAGAAGTCTCTGTACTCGCCCTCACCGATGGCTTGACGATTCGGCCCCTACTACCCGCACAAGACCATAAGCGAATTGGTGACGGAGACACCGGAGCCAACACAGGCGGAATGGGAGCCTACGCCCCAGCGCCCATTATGACCCCAGAATTGATGCAGCGGGTTCAACAGGAGGTTTTGGAGCCTGCGATCGCCACCTTGCAGAAACGAGGCATTGACTACCGAGGTGTGCTCTACGCAGGGTTGATGATTACACCAGAAGGTGAGCCTAAAGTCGTCGAATTTAACTGCCGCTTTGGTGATCCAGAAACTCAAACGATTCTGCCACTCCTAGAAACTCCTTTGGCTGATCTGTTAATGGCTTGTGCACAAAAGCGCTTGGGAGAGATGCCACCGATTGCCTGGAAATCCGGTGCTGCGGCCTGTGTCGTGATGGCGGCTGGGGGGTATCCGGGTGCTTATCAAAAAGGCCAGGTAATTACTGGCATTGGAGAGGCTGAAGGAATTGGGGCTGTGGTGTTCCATGCAGGGAGCCAACTGAAACACCAAAAGATTTTGAGCGATGGTGGTAGAGTCTTGGGTGTAACGGCGACTGGAAATAACTTTGATGAAGCGATCGCCAATGCTTACCAAGCAGTAGAGCGCGTTCACTTTGAAGGAGCCTACTACCGCCGCGACATTGGGCACCGAGTCCGCACCACCAGTACCCCTCTCAGCTAA
- a CDS encoding pentapeptide repeat-containing protein: MKRELLAATALLTTLWVAVPAQAENPDHVRQLLTSKICGGCDLSGADLRGANLSEAHLIGADLRGADLRGATLTRANLEGADLTGANLQGASLVAVFASDAVFDQANLNLANLTSAQLYHTNMRGATINGANLAGTELFGTNLNVGGE; the protein is encoded by the coding sequence ATGAAAAGAGAACTATTAGCAGCCACAGCACTATTGACCACATTGTGGGTAGCTGTACCAGCGCAAGCAGAGAACCCTGACCACGTCAGACAGTTACTAACCAGCAAAATCTGCGGAGGCTGTGACTTAAGCGGCGCTGATTTAAGGGGCGCTAACTTGTCAGAAGCTCATTTGATTGGGGCTGACCTCAGAGGTGCAGACTTACGAGGAGCAACTTTGACTCGTGCCAATCTAGAAGGCGCTGATTTGACAGGCGCTAACTTGCAAGGCGCTAGCTTGGTGGCTGTGTTTGCCAGTGATGCAGTGTTTGATCAGGCGAACCTGAACCTCGCTAATCTGACCAGCGCCCAGCTGTATCACACCAACATGCGGGGTGCCACCATTAATGGAGCCAATCTTGCAGGCACAGAGCTTTTTGGCACCAATCTCAACGTTGGTGGCGAGTAA
- a CDS encoding ABC transporter permease produces MSRSKALQYYIVARLLLAPLMLWTITTAVFLLLRATPGDPVDVILGPRAPEAAKVALRTQLGLDLPLLQQYFNYLGDLLRLDLGTSLTSRGQSVWEIIQAYFPATVELAVFSMTIALVVGVGVGILSASKPDSVFDVGGRLFGIITYSVPLFWAGMLLQLIFAVQLRWFPLGTRFPATIPAPQGPTGLYTIDSLLSGNLMQFGVALYYLALPCLTLGILLSGIFERMVRVNLKQTLKADYVEAARARGISEGKILWSHALKNALIPVITVLGLTLAAMLGGAILTEVTFSWPGLANRLYEAISLRDYPTVQGIVVFFAAIVVLASIAIDLLNAYVDPRIRY; encoded by the coding sequence ATGTCTCGCTCAAAAGCGCTCCAATATTATATTGTCGCCCGTTTGCTCTTAGCTCCCTTAATGCTGTGGACTATTACTACCGCCGTATTTCTCTTATTGCGGGCAACTCCTGGCGATCCGGTGGATGTAATTTTGGGGCCAAGAGCACCAGAAGCGGCGAAGGTAGCGCTCCGCACACAACTCGGATTGGATTTGCCGCTGTTGCAGCAGTACTTCAATTACTTAGGTGATTTGCTGCGTCTAGACCTGGGTACTTCGCTGACGAGTCGGGGCCAATCGGTCTGGGAGATTATTCAAGCTTATTTTCCTGCCACTGTGGAGTTGGCGGTCTTTAGCATGACGATCGCGCTGGTGGTTGGCGTTGGGGTAGGTATTCTCTCAGCTTCTAAGCCTGATAGCGTCTTTGATGTGGGCGGGCGGCTGTTTGGCATCATTACTTACTCGGTGCCATTGTTCTGGGCAGGCATGTTGTTGCAACTAATCTTTGCGGTACAACTGCGTTGGTTTCCTTTGGGGACAAGGTTCCCAGCTACTATTCCTGCTCCTCAAGGCCCTACAGGGCTTTACACCATTGATAGTTTGCTAAGTGGCAACCTGATGCAGTTTGGGGTAGCCCTCTACTATCTGGCTTTGCCCTGCCTCACCTTAGGAATTTTGCTCAGCGGCATCTTTGAGCGGATGGTGCGAGTGAATCTCAAGCAAACCTTGAAAGCAGATTATGTAGAAGCTGCTAGAGCCAGAGGAATTTCTGAGGGTAAGATTCTGTGGTCGCACGCTCTCAAAAATGCTCTGATTCCTGTGATTACAGTTTTAGGGCTGACTCTAGCTGCAATGCTGGGCGGGGCCATTCTGACAGAAGTTACCTTTTCCTGGCCAGGGTTAGCCAATCGGCTGTACGAAGCAATTTCACTCCGCGATTACCCGACGGTGCAAGGGATTGTAGTATTTTTCGCGGCGATCGTGGTTCTGGCGAGCATTGCTATTGATCTGTTGAATGCTTATGTTGATCCCCGAATCCGCTACTAA